A stretch of Anolis sagrei isolate rAnoSag1 chromosome X, rAnoSag1.mat, whole genome shotgun sequence DNA encodes these proteins:
- the DYNLL1 gene encoding dynein light chain 1, cytoplasmic: protein MSDRKAVIKNADMSEEMQQDSVECATQALEKYNIEKDIAAHIKKEFDKKYNPTWHCIVGRNFGSYVTHETKHFIYFYLGQVAILLFKSG, encoded by the exons ATGAGTGACCGCAAGGCCGTGATCAAGAATGCGGATATGTCTGAGGAGATGCAGCAGGACTCGGTGGAGTGTGCCACCCAGGCCTTAGAGAAGTACAACATCGAGAAGGATATTGCTGCCCACATCAAGAAG GAGTTTGACAAGAAGTACAACCCAACTTGGCACTGCATTGTGGGAAGAAACTTCGGCAGCTATGTCACTCACGAGACCAAACACTTCATCTACTTCTACCTGGGTCAAGTTGCCATCCTCCTGTTCAAGTCCGGTTAG